ACCTGGAGGAGGACACCGGCAAGACGCTGCACGTCGGCGGTGCTACCGGGCGGATCCATGGCGCGACCGAGTCGCTGGTGGACTACAACCGGGCCGGAATCCCCCTGGTCGAGATCGTCACCAAGCCGGTTGCCGGCACCGGCGCGCTGGCGCCGGAGGTGGCGCGGGCGTACGTCACCGAGCTGCGCGACGTGCTCCGCTCGCTCGGTGTCTCCGACGTGCGGATGGAGGAGGGCTCGCTGCGCTGCGACGTCAACACGTCGCTCAACCTGCCCGGCGAGCAGTGGGGCACCCGCACCGAGACGAAGAACGTCAACTCGCTGCGGTCGGTGGAGCGGGCGGTGCGATCGGAGATGATCCGGCAGGCGTCGGTGCTCGCCGCGGGCGGCGGGATCACCCAGGAGACCCGGCACTTCCACGAGGACACCGGAGACACCACCCCGGGTCGGTCCAAGGAGACCGCGACCGACTACCGGTACTTCCCCGAGCCGGACCTCGTCCCGTTGGCGCCGGACCCGGCTTGGGTCGCCGAGCTGCGGACCGCGCTGCCCGAGCTGCCCCGGCTGCACCGGCGCCGGCTCCAGCAGGCGTGGGGCCTGTCCGACCTGGACATGCAGTCGATCCTGAACGCGGGCGCGGTCGAGCTGATCGAGGCCACCGTCGCAGCCGGCGCCACCCCGGCCGCCGCCCGCAAATGGTGGCTGGGGGAGCTGTCCCGGCGGGCCAACGAGACCGGTGTGGAGCTGGCCGATGTCGGTGCCATCCCGGCTCAGGTCGCCGAGCTGCAGAGCCTGGTCGACGCCGGCAAGCTCACCGACAAGCTGGCCCGGACGGTGCTGGAGCACGTGGTCGCCGGTGAGGGCTCGCCGACCGAGGTCATGGCCAGCCGTAACCTGGAGGTGGTCTCCGACACCGGCGCGCTGACCGCGGCGGTGGACGAGGCGATCGCCGCCAACCCGGACATCGCCGACAAGGTCCGCAGCGGCAAGGTCGCCGCGGCCGGCGCGCTGGTCGGGGCGGTCATGAAGACCACGCGCGGCCAGGCGGACGCCAAGGCCGTCCGCGAGCTGATCCTGCAACGTCTCGGCGCCTGAGCAAGTGGTGTGTCGGCGGGTAGGTCGGACAGCCGGTAGTCGGTGGGTTCGTCCTGGCCGGGTGGCCATTGCACGAGCAGCCAGCATTCGGGGCGGACCCCGCCGTCACCACGGTTCGGTCCACGCTGGATGGTGCGGCCGGCGGGCCGGACCCGTAGGACGAGGAAGTGCCCGGATAGTTTACGGGTGGGCTGGCCTGCCTGGTGCACGGTCGGCGGTGGGGAGCCGGTCGCGCCAGCGCACCCGTCGTGTCGCGTGCGGGCCCTGGGCCAGAGCGATGTCCTTGAGGCTGCGGGCGGGTTGCGGGTATTTCGGGGTGGGATGCTTGCCGGCGCCGGCGTAAGGGACCTCGACCGGCTGGGCGTCGCCGGGTTGGACGGTGGTGGACGAGGTGGTCGCCACGAGGTAGGGGATGCCGCGTTCGGTCAGGCCTTGGCGGAACTCGGCGACCTGCCCGTAGCCGGCGTCGGCGGTCAGCAGCGGGGGACGCAGCCCCCATGCGGCCAGCTCGTCAAGCGTTTTCAGGGCCATCATCCACTTCGGCCGGTACCGCTGATCCTCGGGCAGCCCTTGACCTCAAGTCGGCTTGAGGATGTTGTATGGGGAGTCATGAATCGTGAAGAGTGGATCGCCCGGTACGGCAAGGCGTGGCAGGACAAGGACGACATCGGCGTGACAGAGCTGTTTCTCGAGGATGCGGTGTATCGGTCGTCCCCGACGGGGATTGCCCATGTGGGCAGCGACGCCATCGCGGCATACTGGCGCCGCGCCACGGCGAGCCAGCAGGAGTTGAACCTGCGGTTCGGTACCCCGGTAGTGGACGGTCCTCGAGTGGCCGTGGAGTGGTGGGCGGTGATGCGTGACCCCGAGTGGCGACCCGATGCGCCCAGCGACTGGGCGACGTTACCGGGCTGCCTTGTGCTGTTGTTCGCTGAGGACGGGCGCTGTGCGGAGTTGCGCGAGTACTACAACCCAGTGTTCGGCGAGGCGATACCCGCGCCGTCTGGCTGGGGCAGATGAGGGGTTCCGGTCCGCTCGACTGCGCGGTTCATGGCGCGCCGCAACGTCTGCATGTCTGGAATGTTGTCGACGTCGATGCCCTCCTCGGCGAGCAAGGGCGCCAACTCGCGCAGCATCTCGTTGGCCATGCCGGGCTTGAACTCGATCCTTGGCGGGCCAGGCGGCGGCTCGGGAGCGCGTCGGCGTATCGGTGCCACGCCACCATCCTGCCCGGCCGGTGCCGGCCGGGCCAGGCACGCCGTCGGTGTGGGTGTCCAAGCCGCGACCGGGTGACACCCCGACAGCCGCACACGGTTGGCACGTCTTGTGGGTTGGCACGTTCCGCCAACCTCACGCGCGTTTCCTTAGTCAGGGTCGATACCCTCTTCGGCCAGCAGCGGCGCCAACTCGCGCCGCAGCCCATCGGCCATCCCCAGCAACCGGTTCCGGACCGGCACGACGCATATCCACCACCGACCCCTGACGGCTAGATCACGGTCCAGCCGTCGATGCATACGGTGGCGGTGCCACCGACCCAGATCGTGCCTTCGGTGTCTTGGTCGATGTGGACGCGGCCCCGACGGCCCAACGTAGCGCCCTGGCTGGCGCGATACGGCGCGGTGGCGCGGCCGGACGAGATCAGCCACTGCGCGACCGACGCGTTCAGGCTGCCGGTGACGGGATCCTCGCGTATCTCACCGTGAGCGTCGCTGTAGAACGCTCGGAGCTCGAAGGCCGGATCGTGGCCTTCGAGGTACGGACCGACGACGCCGATGTCGGCCGAGCCCGGCCCGGTGTAGGGGCTGCGGTCGGGCTGCAGTGCGAGCACGGTGGCAGCGTCGGGGACCAGAACTCCGACCCAGCCGGGCCCGTTGTCGATCCAGGCGATGTCGACGACCTGGTCGGCAGTCAGCCCGAGGATCGCCGTCACCCGTGCCCGGTGGGCGCCGTCGACAGGTCCGCTGCGGATCAGCGGCGGGGCCGCGAAGGCAAGCCCCTCCCGGCTAATCCGGACCGGCACGAGCCCCACCCCGCTCTCCTGCACGACGATGCCGGCCTGTCGTGGAATCCCGCCGGCCGCGAGCCAGGCTTGGCAGGAACCGAGCGTGGGGTGACCGGCGAACGGGATCTCGCGTGCCAGAGTGAAGATCCGCACTCGGTAGTCTGCGTCCGGAGTTGTCGGCGGGAGTAGGAACGTGCACTCGGACAGGTTCGTCCACCGGGTGAGCGCTTGCATCTGTGC
The sequence above is a segment of the Micromonospora sp. WMMA1363 genome. Coding sequences within it:
- the gatB gene encoding Asp-tRNA(Asn)/Glu-tRNA(Gln) amidotransferase subunit GatB translates to MTTTLPAYDEVVARYEPVIGLETHVELGTNTKMFCGCPTDFGGAPNTRVCPVCLGLPGSLPVANKAAIEATIRIGLALNCSIAEWCRFARKNYFYPDMPKNFQISQYDEPLCVDGYLDVEVNGETVRIGVERVHLEEDTGKTLHVGGATGRIHGATESLVDYNRAGIPLVEIVTKPVAGTGALAPEVARAYVTELRDVLRSLGVSDVRMEEGSLRCDVNTSLNLPGEQWGTRTETKNVNSLRSVERAVRSEMIRQASVLAAGGGITQETRHFHEDTGDTTPGRSKETATDYRYFPEPDLVPLAPDPAWVAELRTALPELPRLHRRRLQQAWGLSDLDMQSILNAGAVELIEATVAAGATPAAARKWWLGELSRRANETGVELADVGAIPAQVAELQSLVDAGKLTDKLARTVLEHVVAGEGSPTEVMASRNLEVVSDTGALTAAVDEAIAANPDIADKVRSGKVAAAGALVGAVMKTTRGQADAKAVRELILQRLGA
- a CDS encoding nuclear transport factor 2 family protein, which gives rise to MNREEWIARYGKAWQDKDDIGVTELFLEDAVYRSSPTGIAHVGSDAIAAYWRRATASQQELNLRFGTPVVDGPRVAVEWWAVMRDPEWRPDAPSDWATLPGCLVLLFAEDGRCAELREYYNPVFGEAIPAPSGWGR
- a CDS encoding PhzF family phenazine biosynthesis protein; this encodes MRRRFFQIDVFGAEPYLGNPVAVVSGADGLTTAQMQALTRWTNLSECTFLLPPTTPDADYRVRIFTLAREIPFAGHPTLGSCQAWLAAGGIPRQAGIVVQESGVGLVPVRISREGLAFAAPPLIRSGPVDGAHRARVTAILGLTADQVVDIAWIDNGPGWVGVLVPDAATVLALQPDRSPYTGPGSADIGVVGPYLEGHDPAFELRAFYSDAHGEIREDPVTGSLNASVAQWLISSGRATAPYRASQGATLGRRGRVHIDQDTEGTIWVGGTATVCIDGWTVI